The Desulfomicrobium escambiense DSM 10707 genome segment AGATTCTGCGCCTCCGCCCCGAAGCGAAGGTCTTCTCCAGGCCGTGCCCCCTCTTCGTGCCCCTGGCTGAGGAGGGCTGGTGCGATGGCGAGATCGCCGAACTGACCGCCCGGCGTTATCTCGGCTCCATGGTCGAGGAGACGGGCATCGACACCCTGGTCCTCGGCTGCACGCATTTTCCGGTCCTGGCTGACGCCATCGGCAAGGTCGTCGGGCCGGGCGTGGCTCTGGTGGATTCGGCCCGCACCACGGCCGAGTTCGTGCAGGACATGCTGGAACGGCGCGACATCTGCTCCACGACCACGGAGCGCCGCCTGACCTTCCTGGCCACGGACGGGGCCGAACGCTTCGCGCGGGTCGGCGGGTATTTCATGCACCACGCCCTGAGTCCGGACGACGTGGAGATCGTGGACCTCTGATGTCCGCGCTGCTGGCCGTGGACGCGGGCGTGCGCACTGGTCTCGCCCTGCTGGACCGGGACGGCCGGCTCGTGTGGTGCCGTTCCCACAACCTGGGCACCACGGCCCGCCTGAAAAAAGCGGCCGCCAGGGTGCTTTATGAGTTGCCCGCGCTGGAGTATCTGGTAGTGGAGGGTGGCGGGCAGACGGCGGGCATATGGGAGCGCGCCGCGGCCAGGCGGGGCCTGCCTTGCATGGTCATCCAGGCCCAGGACTGGCGGACGGATTTTCTTCTTCCCCGGCAGATGGTCAGTGGAAGTGCGGCCAAGGCCGCGGCTTGCGCCCTGGTGACCGCGATTCTGCACCGGGAAGGCTGGTCGTCGCCGACCACGCCCGGCCATGACGCGGCCGAGGCCGCTCTTATCGGGCTGTGGGCCGCCGTGCGCCTCGGCTGGCGGGCCATGCCCATGCTCAATTCGTGAAGGCAGGACACATGGAATCTCTCAGCTTCGACCTCCCGGGGATCAGTCCCGTCGGCCTGGACCTCATCGCCATGCTCAACTCGACGCAGACCACGGTCAAGCAGATCGCGGCCCAGGCCAAGCTCGACCCGGTCATCTTCGGCAACATCATCGCCTGCGCCAACTCGCCCCTTTTCCACGAGGTCAACAACACCACGGACATCCTGACGTCCCTGGTCCGCCTCGGCCAGAGGGAGATCAAGCGCATCGTGTACCAGGTCGTGCTCCGGTCCGCCTTCTTCCACGAGTCCACGGAGATCAACGCCATCCTGCGGCGCGTCTGGCAGCAGAGCCTCACGGCCAACGTCTTCATGCAGAAGTTCGTCTCGGCGGTGCCCGAGGCCTACGTGCTGGAAAGCGAAGGGCACGACCATCTCGAATGCCTGGGCCTGATCCACAACATCGGATACGTGGTGCTGCTGGTCAATTACCAGGATCGGTTC includes the following:
- the murI gene encoding glutamate racemase, with the protein product MYDPDCTLPIGVFDSGIGGLTVLKALTEALPRESFVYLGDTARLPYGTKSAKSVTRYCLQTTSLLKERGIKLLVVACNTATAVSLEALQEAYPGLPVVGVIRPGAEAACRQSESGRIGVIATESTVNGGSYEREILRLRPEAKVFSRPCPLFVPLAEEGWCDGEIAELTARRYLGSMVEETGIDTLVLGCTHFPVLADAIGKVVGPGVALVDSARTTAEFVQDMLERRDICSTTTERRLTFLATDGAERFARVGGYFMHHALSPDDVEIVDL
- a CDS encoding HDOD domain-containing protein codes for the protein MESLSFDLPGISPVGLDLIAMLNSTQTTVKQIAAQAKLDPVIFGNIIACANSPLFHEVNNTTDILTSLVRLGQREIKRIVYQVVLRSAFFHESTEINAILRRVWQQSLTANVFMQKFVSAVPEAYVLESEGHDHLECLGLIHNIGYVVLLVNYQDRFLEFFTASANLPLPEFFARERSWFGGHDHFSAGAEVLAAWNFPVSIREIVGQYALHSRDFRGAYPALHNLLRLSRHVIMMTECNFHPRKPADFWLEGTEIPSAEVDYDQIIGDVRETVRSIEGVFA